gaatggTCTTTTTTATGGGCAACATAGAGATGCTACAATAATTTTCATTAGTTCAGGAAATAAATACTTGAATATGTACATAACAGTGCTGCATCATTTGTGCGCAGGTACGTGTCCACCTTGTTTCTGTTGTACTCACTGGTTTTCAGGTGTTATCTATCTGTTCGAAATTAAACACCCAtcaacccacccacccacacatatCACATGAAATGGTTCCATCATGATAATAATTGTCACCTAATTTGTAGCCTAATAACTGTCACACATCATCTTCATCTGTTCTGTTCAGCTTCACTGAGCTCTGATATTCATGAGTTTACAGTAGTCAAGCTGTCTCCATCTGTGCCAGTCCATCCTGCAAGCGGACAAGAGGCAGTAAAGATCTACATCAGAAGAAGTGacgtttaaaaaaagaagcccACCTTACCTAGAGCAATGACTGAACATAACGCACATTTAACTGGAGCATGAAATAATCAGGCAGCAGCACTGAACAACACTGAGTCTGCCTTTTTAAAGCCCATCTACCGAAAGCTATTGCTCATATATTCCTCCACAGTGCCCTTCACATCACTGAGGAATATAAATCACTCAAATGCTTGCTTACACTGGGGCCTTGCTCTGAACGCCCATTAAAGACAACAAAGccttgaaataaaacaaaaaacagcacatcATCGTATGTAATTTAACCCGTCAAGAGCACAGTATTTACCCCTGTATATATTGATCCTACAGAGCCTGATGGAGAcagggagggtgggaggaggaggaggagggggaggaggagagggatatCTCCCACCGCATCGTCCTGATATACAGGCCCATCCACCCTTATTATAACTCAGATGTTACACATAATATTCAGACTGCCAATAAAATGGAAGATAGCTATAACATTTACGCAAAAAGCGTTAAAGAAACATCACTGTTAGGAGCGGAATTGTCTCTAGATCTACGCAGCCCCTGTGTGGGAATTACGTTTTGCTTACCCGGACCGGATCGTGCAGGttcatttgaaaacataaacaaaatgcaTAGCAAGATAATAAAATGGCACTCGACTCACGATCAGATTCGGGTAAAGATGGATGAAGGTCTCCATCTCGTCGGGCTCTCTCACATCCCAGTCCGTGTGAATGTGAGTCTCTCTCCGACGTTTTCAGCCTCAGCATCCGTCTTCTCGCGAGCATCCCAACAAACCATCGTTCACCACCCGCCTCCCCCTCCCAACCCCGGCCAAACCACACCCCTTCCTTGCCTTATCATCACATTCAATTTATCTTGAGTCATTTTCAGCTTAACCTAATTTAGAGAGTTAATATTTGAGCCCAAGTGTTAAGAAGAAAGGTCTCATTTCCTGTAATTTCTCTTAAATCGTGCAATCTGCGATTCATTTATCAGTCTTGTCTTCAAGGAAATTAACTAATATGCAAACCTCACCTCTATGGGTCTGCTGTTAACACACTTAACATTTTCATCAATTATTAATCAGTAGCTGTAACTTTCTTGATAAATCGATGAATTGTTCAGTTTATTAGCCTTTAAAAAAGGCAATATGCCCATTataatttcccagagcccaatATAATATCTTTACATTGCTTTTGAAAATCTGACTACaagtccaaaacacaaaagtaaacaatttttgtcatttatgacAAACTAAAAGcatcaaatcatcacatttgagaGAATGGAACTTCTAGCATTTTAAAGAAATGACTAATCAATTATCAAATTATAATTATACATttcaaaattatttaaaatcttatatatattatatatatatatatatatttttttctcttttctgatTTGTCTATTTGTGTAAACATTGCAGCTCCacagcctgcacacacagacacaaagagaagaaataagaaaaatagaggacatatattatttattaaaagcaATAACTTCCCAgagcaatataaaaatatatggaATTGAGACACCTTATCAGGCTTGACCCTCTGTCCTCAGTCACGGTATGTCTCCTGTCATATATGTACTGTCCCTTTTAGTTTATAATCAATTGATAAATCTATTCCTGCAAAACCAATTACTCATACTAGATTATTTGTATCTTCATCCTGCCATGCACTCCTCCAGGCAGATAAATATGAAAGTTAGATAAATCCATGTGTGATTCCATCCAAAGTCATCCTAGTATGTGACTGGTTACAGTGTACATTATGCGCTGGGgttcaataaataaaactaaagagACTTGATTTTTGATCACATCCACATCCAAATATCTACAAAAACCACTGAAAACTTAAGAAACTGCCTGCAGGATTTCTAAACACCACAGTCCTGTTTGGGTCATGCTGTTGGAGTCAGGGCACTGTCCCTGGCAAAACCCTCTTTCAAGAGAGAGGAGTTTGTTTGTGCGTCATGAGAATCAAAAGGGAATCAGGCTGATGTACCTGATACCAGATATATAACTTCCAAACATCGTCAATCCCTCTCACTTGTTCCTCTTGTAGATTTTATTGGCAAAGTTGAGGAAGACCGAGTGAGGAAGGTTTTGAGCGTGACGAGCGATGAGCTTCTGTAGCCGCTGGTAGCTCTCATCTTCATATTTGTGGTACAGTGTTGGCATTTGCAGGGTGTTGTACAGCGCCTTGACCTTTTCTACGCTGGCTTCATCGTGGCGCCCGTAACATgcctgaggaggagatgaaaataaaatcaactttTGATAACATACTTGCGAGTGACTCTAGTACAGTAAAGGTGCGATCAGAGTGTagccaccacaaacacagaagatTCAAATAAATGATAACAATAACAAAGTTTCTATTGTTGCAGAGATTTgaatgcagtgttgtttttattgtttgaacATTTGGAAAACTGATTGAATTGTTAAACCTGCACTATAAATATAGTGTATGTTCTACATAGCCACATAATATCAGAGCATATTTGAAGTGTCCcacctccagctctgctctttGATCAGGAGTCATGATTTCCAGGGCTGTCACAACCAGCCAGCTGCATTTGTTATCCTGGATGTCTGTACCAATCTTCCCTGTCACAGCAGGGTCACCATAACAGTCTAGGTAGTCGTCCTGCAgaagacatacagtacatttggTGGTTATTAACTCTGAATAGTCCTCAGCATATCATCCAATATGTGGCACAAAAAAGGGATGTCGTGTAAAAGTAATTGCCTGTATTTGGAAAAACTCTCCCATCTCAAGTAAGATGTGTTTGGCATTGTTGTGCTCCTCTTCACTTTTGATTCCAGCCTGCAAAGGTACAGGAAAACAGTTATAAGAAAGATTATGACATTACCATCATGTTTagagtttgtgcatgtgtttacaaTATAAACACACTCACCATGTACATTGCAGCTGCCACTGGGAGGTAAAAAGAGTAGAAGGCAGTCTTGTATTTTACAATAGCTTTATACCTgcaagacaaagagagaaatctttagttttatttactttggtAAAGAGcttctgtgcattttttttctcagatttcaCTCCATTACCTCTCCATGGTGAATCTGTTGAGGTCAATCTGACCAGGAGGGGCTGTCATGAGGTCCAGAGCTTGACCAAGCTCTGTCTGGAAAGatgtctgaaacacacacagatacaataAGAATCCtgtcttagtgtgtgtgtgtgcgtgtctgtaaTCAGTCATGATGTATAGTACCTCAGTAAAAAGCTCCAGTAGATGGACGTAGTACGGCTGATCCCTGCAATGTCTGCGAAGTAGTCTGTAGATTGACGCTTCCAAGAGAAATGAATCATTGATAGCGTCCAGACCTATCCCATCCTTAGAAACAAACAGGCAAGATTTTCACGAGATggtaaaaaaagtaaatgattATCACACTACAAAAAAGCCACTTTAGTATTTGCTTTTCTGGAATACACCAAGTCTCACCTTCTTGTACCAGCAGGGCTGTCCTCTCCGAGTCACAGATGCATCCATGATATCATCTGCCACGAGGAAAAAAGCCTGAAGCTGCAAGCAAGAGAGACACAGTTGTAACACTTAATTGCTTAGAGGACGTAACACCCTTTCAAAGTGTCATTACAACAGCCAGTCTGCCTCTGGATGAGAAATTAAGTTTTAGCAACAATTAAGGCTGCACATAAGAAAAAAAGCCAACAAAACTGTGAAGAAAGACATCAGTGTATGAGGCTCAAAAATCCtaaacacatcaacaacaaatacatcACGATTTGCATCATGGTTTTAGGATTGTAAACTTGACAAGATGGAAGTCTAACCCTGAGTTATTACTCAAAAGAGTTCATAGATTGCAAAGTACTACAAGCAAAATCCTAAAGCATAAGGCTGATGTTATCCTATATTTTTattactgtcaacaaataccaacaaagaccaaaaccaagTCATTTTCAAGCCAACTTTTTCTTACATTAAGTGTAAATCTTACAGGTTTGAAAAGGGCCCAGTAACCTTAAACAGCTAAGCTGTTAAGTTTAGCAGTTTAGCAAATGTCACTCAAACAGGAAAAGAACTGTGAATATAAATGGAATGACTCATAAGGATTGGGTGGACTTGTGTGCATTAATTGCATCAGGATGACAAGTGTAAGGTGAAGATGCAtgtgaaggaacatgtcactcCAACAGTatggtgtgttttttaataGAATTTGGACAACATAGCACATCTATCTCTTTTCCCTCACTTTAACATGCCATTACATATCCTTACCAACTCAATGCACCAGCCAACCAACAGAGCCCGCTGCACAGTGTCCTGGGTGAGCTGAGAGGGTGGGAGAAGCTCCCTCAGTGAGCCAATCACAGATAGGCCTCGGTTTCTCTTGCCGCCTGGGGCATTGTACACCAAAACCTACCAAAGAGAGgtgcagagaaaaataacatgagACAGTAGTTCAGCTTGACAGACAACACACAAGACAAGACACAAGACATCAGGCAAACATACCTCTCTCAACCTGTTCAAAGCATCAGCCAGCACAGGATCGTTGAGGTCCCTCTTTGTCAGCTCCGTCACCAGCTCATCAAACTGGTCTTCAAACAGCTGAGGGTCTGACAGCAACGCCTTCTTGGTGTGCGTCCCATTGCATGTACTGTCTCCCTGGAAAGACGAGGTGCACAACAGAAGAGATGTGTGTTTTAACTTCAGAGGGGACACGGCCAGCCACATTTTAGGGGCATTAACGACCACGCTGAGCAGACGTCTCATTCCCAACCAGCCGTCCGTCCAAGTGTCCTGACCTACGGTAAGCAAGCTGTGCTCTAAGTTGTCGGACTGTACAAACTCTGAGTCACATAACGTTAGAAACTCATTGTCCCGGGTGAGGAAATCTGCCGAGCTAACCTTGATAGCTCCATGGTCTCTTATCCCACTACGGCAAGTAAACAAGAGCAAGGATTAGGCAAAGAGAACTACTATTCTTAGCTAGTAGTAGTTCCGTTGTGATGAAAAGAAGCGTTAGCTGACGTTAGCCTACAATGATCCTCGGCATCTAGTCCGTTAACTAAGCTAGCTATAGCATACCGAATCAGCGTATTTTTAGTTCGTACACATGCCTTTACGTACCATAATTATGCAATCCTGTTATCCCAAACTGTTCAGTATAATATAGCTAATTCGCAAATCTTCTGTTTCTTCGTCTTGCTGCCAAACTGAAGTCTGTGAACGTCTCCCAAAACCAGGATGTGTAGATTGTAGTTTGCTGTCTCGCTGCCGCTCGCTTTATTACAAAGCCGCAGGACTAAGTTTCCCCAAATCCCTTGCGAAGTGGTGCATATGGGCGCGGATTTCGAAGGCTCCATTTGACATCGAGCATTTTCATTGGCTGGTAGCATCGAACCAGGATGGGCTTTCATATGACCTGGCCAATAGGATTTGAGAAGAGGCGGGGATTAAGTGGAGTGGTGAGCCTCATCTATTGTAATAAGAGTTTTACTGATTTGagtagaaaaaaaggaaaaaaggacaaaaaagagACGAAAAACTAAACTATATTATCCGTACAGTATCATGTGGGATTTTGCCCTTAATTATATGTACAAAACATCAACATAGGTGTTTTTACATTgtctattatttatttcatatgcTGAAATACATAACTTGCATTGAAAGTTTTGTCATTGACACTGCATTTAAAATCTGGAATAGGTGTCATATTTAGATatatttattattcagttttcaAGGCTCTATCCTGTTAAGCCTGCCATACAGATATacacattttttcaaataaataatattttatgcAAGACAGGAGGTAGAAACACAGCTCAGTGCCTTAATAAGGGAGTGTATGAGTGtgcctgtatctgtgtgtatgtgtgtaaatttttaaaattagttACATACATATGAGTGTCTCCAAAATGTGTCTTTACTGATAATGGAGTCAATATCACTGCTTAGTGAGCACACCAAAAAGACTTTCCAATAAAAAAAGTCCAATCTGACACACATATAATGATACACTTCAAAATCCAGTATCCAGAGGTGACAGACCCATCATATGTTCACTGTCACTGGAGTGTCAGCAGCCCAGGGcggcttcttcttcttcttttttttttcacttaacCACCCCCACTTGCAAGTCCAAAGGGAACTGTGCCAACACATAGTGTGAAGCCTGACCTCTTAACAAATAGTCTGTACATTTATTGCAAGAGACTCTTAGTGTCATCAGAGTCACAGTGCAATTTACACCTCTCTATCTTACAGTATCAGGCTGTTTTAGCCCATGCCTGTGCACTTGAAAGATTTTCAAACCCTATCAAAATCAAATTAGGATGCAGAGGCATGTTTGGAGCCATCTGGCAGTGAACTTTAGGAACACTGCGCATCTTTGACTCTGACCTTTCCCATCAGCTATctattaacacaaacacatttcaaatggCTACTATCATAGGTCTTAGGtgcaagaggagaaaaagtaaTAAGCATTGTCAAAACATGCAGATAAAGACATTCTTAGGACGTGTTACTTTAGTTACACAGATGATCAGGATCTAATGCACAAGGTTCCTGCTGTATTTGGGAGGCTGTAGCaaaacatgcacatatgcaAATCAAACTACCGTGTCCAGGGGGGCCACCCACAGAGAATACATTTCAAAGGCTGAACGTGTATCTGTGGCGTGCAGTACTGTCAGTGTTAGAATTGCTGGCTGCCTTTCTTTGAAGGCCAATGTGGAGGTGTGAACATGTGAAAAAAAGTGGGAATTTGAATTGcaaaaaggaaacatcaaaatCAGCAACTCAGTAAAGGGTTTGTCATGTGACAGCTTTTGTCCTCGTGTGCAACCTCATCTGTTTATCTTATATTGTACTCAGCTAACTATATGTTTATTGAGATGCATTTTTTATCAATGGAAGACAAAATAAGAGTTTCCATGATCACTTCACCTGAGCGATCCTGTGGGTATATAGCAATGTACAAAAGGGCCAGATGCATATTGCAACCCATAATTACGTAATAGATTGAATGTACATGTGAGTAAGTGGCTGTTGTAGCATGACTGCTGAGTTCTGTCTCCGGTCTTGAGGAAGAGTTGTTTCTGGATGGCTATTGAGCGGGAGGATATGGAGAACACAGCAGAAAAGATGCGTCTGGTAGGTTGGTCTCAGCCAATAATGGATTTGTTCTGTTAGAGGAAAGACCACAGTGACCAGAAATAAGCATCGAATGACTGTTTCACTGATGTTGAACAGCGAATTAAGTGTGAGCTCTGGGTTGATGTTCCGAGTGATAAAGAGCACCACAGAATAAGGCCATTTGCACAGTTCAGGAAACAGATGTGACGAAGAGAAGAAGGGAAGTTTTTCAAAATTTCATTTCTAGGTGTTTTCCATTGACTGTCCTCTACATCCCTGCCATCTTGTGTGCCTTCTATTTTCCTCCCCAGTCCCTCCGTCACCCTCCTCCCAACCTCACAGTGCAGACTCTGAGTAGAGAGCTCCTGATGACCCATGCGGTGGATAAGGCGTCACCAATCGACGTAGTGACGCCGAGGACGAGCTTAAATCTCCACAGCTGCGCAGGTGGATCCCCTCTGGCGCCCGGCCACTGTAGTGCCGGTTGTGTCGACTGTCACTATGGGAATGGTGGTGTCCACGGTGATGAGGGGGATGATGAGTTTGATGGTTGGGGTGTCCTCGACCAGCGCTCCAAGGGGTCCGCAACACCTGAGGACAATTTTATCAAGCAAAGATTTAGACAAACGCTAGACAGCTTGATTCTGATGAAGATGTATGCAAGTAGAGGAGTAAGATAATATCTAAAATCGAAACGTGAATAGATAGACTTAGTTCAATCAGAGCTCATTGTCATACTTGTTCTAGGGCTAGGTGGTTGGTGGCAGCACCCTCAGCTCCACTCCGCCTCTTAGGCCCCTGTCCTGTGCTCCCAGCATGCTCAGAAGAGGGAGCTAGGTTGCGTTTGGAGCGCTGTAGAAAACGAGCCACCAGAACTCGAGTCAcctgaaagaaatgaaagaagatcAGTGTAAGGGAGGctggaaaagacaaacaaacaatagTCCAGCTGCTTTATAGCAACTGT
The window above is part of the Lates calcarifer isolate ASB-BC8 linkage group LG15, TLL_Latcal_v3, whole genome shotgun sequence genome. Proteins encoded here:
- the fdps gene encoding farnesyl pyrophosphate synthase; the encoded protein is MGDSTCNGTHTKKALLSDPQLFEDQFDELVTELTKRDLNDPVLADALNRLREVLVYNAPGGKRNRGLSVIGSLRELLPPSQLTQDTVQRALLVGWCIELLQAFFLVADDIMDASVTRRGQPCWYKKDGIGLDAINDSFLLEASIYRLLRRHCRDQPYYVHLLELFTETSFQTELGQALDLMTAPPGQIDLNRFTMERYKAIVKYKTAFYSFYLPVAAAMYMAGIKSEEEHNNAKHILLEMGEFFQIQDDYLDCYGDPAVTGKIGTDIQDNKCSWLVVTALEIMTPDQRAELEACYGRHDEASVEKVKALYNTLQMPTLYHKYEDESYQRLQKLIARHAQNLPHSVFLNFANKIYKRNK